A stretch of Oryza brachyantha chromosome 4, ObraRS2, whole genome shotgun sequence DNA encodes these proteins:
- the LOC102703395 gene encoding F-box/FBD/LRR-repeat protein At1g13570-like, whose product MRNSELHGEIAKGRKVQKVSLWNLPMDILSRILSLLPINEAIRTSVLSRKWKYVWCSHSNLTLNKGTMRKPYVKTSTGYRWLRDNEFITRADAVLRQHSGMGVERMEIKFGLHSKHADHIDRWVNFAIASKTKEFVIDLSGWDKSIFFSKLSAGNHRIVREPPYNLPSQLFSPSYGSSLRCLELTTVSLQIPADFKGFLNLKSLSLVDVSITDEEVQCMLSKCNLLEFLDISFCKTVTSIRMLHPLDQLKHLVIDICPKLQEIELNCSLTTLKYSGNMIPLIFASTSRLTNSSIVFLTYGSALSYIATGFPSTLPRLETLNLHCAERERTIVPEGPFKFTYLRNLRLELFLPGHENIRKTDVLDYAHLLKIAPFMETLELSVSLLFLVHISHVTILFVKKCQRQ is encoded by the exons ATGAGGAATTCAGAGCTGCATGGGGAAATTGCCAAAGGAAGAAAAGTACAAAAAGTTTCACTTTGGAATCTACCGATG GATATTTTATCAAGGATCTTGTCGTTGTTGCCAATAAATGAAGCTATAAGGACAAGTGTATTGTCAAGAAAATGGAAATATGTTTGGTGCAGCCACAGCAACCTAACTCTTAATAAAGGTACAATGAGGAAACCTTATGTCAAGACCTCGACTGGTTATCGATGGCTCAGGGATAATGAATTTATTACAAGAGCTGATGCAGTCCTGCGTCAACATAGTGGAATGGGCGTTGAGCGCATGGAAATTAAGTTTGGATTGCACAGTAAGCATGCAGACCATATTGATAGATGGGTTAACTTTGCAATTGCGTCGAAAACAAAGGAATTTGTGATTGATTTATCAGGTTGGGATAAGAgcatatttttctcaaaattgtCAGCTGGCAATCATCGGATAGTCAGAGAACCACCGTATAATTTGCCTTCACAGCTTTTCAGCCCCAGTTATGGTTCATCCTTGCGGTGTCTGGAGCTTACGACCGTGTCTCTGCAGATACCTGCTGATTTCAAAGGATTTCTTAACCTCAAGAGTCTTAGTTTAGTAGATGTGAGTATTACAGATGAAGAGGTTCAGTGTATGCTATCCAAATGCAATCTTCTGGAGTTTTTGGATATTTCATTTTGTAAAACAGTTACTAGCATACGAATGCTTCATCCATTGGACCAGCTTAAGCATTTGGTCATAGATATCTGCCCAAAACTGCAAGAGATAGAGCTAAACTGTAGTCTAACAACACTCAAATACAGTGGTAATATGATTCCATTGATATTTGCTTCAACATCCAGGTTGACAAATAGTAGTATTGTGTTCTTGACTTATGGATCTGCTCTTTCCTACATCGCCACTGGATTCCCCAGCACTTTGCCAAGGCTTGAGACTCTGAACTTACATTGTGCAGAGCGTGAG AGAACCATTGTACCTGAAGGGCCGTTCAAATTTACTTATCTTCGTAATTTGAGGTTGGAATTATTTCTCCCTGGCCATGAAAATATCAGAAAGACTGATGTCCTTGATTATGCTCATCTTCTGAAGATAGCTCCTTTCATGGAAACATTGGAGTTGTCTGTAAGTTTACTTTTCCTTGTACATATTTCACATGTGACAATTTTGTTTGTTAAAAAATGCCAACGACaataa
- the LOC102703119 gene encoding pentatricopeptide repeat-containing protein At1g12775, mitochondrial-like: protein MKAGAWPAAASAPLSAAVRAAMRTLGHLLPRPRSSPSSATAVTATAAFSSSPHTIHDYNRLLDALARDGDGDATLRVIRRMRHSSPACAPTAVSYTSAMAALARAGRPADAATLFDDMLANGVAPDRTAFSFLLHIYSSHLHLPSAAHSVLVWMSRLGLHPTAIDYGDLIFSFCRAGRLPDALQLLDEMRTLNYPLTPHIYAPILKAYCDNADIQAAESLISSMRFTACHPDVVIYNIYVHGLCKVGDFDAVQRVIDESGQNGWVPDAVTHSTYIAGLCRSGCVEEALQQLEIMVTKGLQLTVVGLNILLDYVAQELDMWAGKEVLERCQELGFVVDVVTYNTVMDHFCKKSKWLRVLKLFTDLLKKPVEPNVQTCNIFISCLCRAGKFQFAKFVFSCKGFMADTVTCNILINAFYEARKEDELGFLFTDVNAGKIVPDMITHTTLVDCLFRSGRRTEAVNLIRHTGDGYLVEPVAHLAYWLVRCGNVREVLRLFDEMLEKGLVLDSRIFANVIKAFCRKGPGECTEMLQLCSVLDRMLGIM from the coding sequence ATGAAGGCCGGCGcatggccggccgccgcctccgcgccactgtccgccgccgtgcgcgcggcCATGCGCACGCTCGGCCACCTCCTTCCCCGCCCCCgatcctccccctcctcggcCACCGCCGTCACGGCTACAGCCGCCTTCTCGTCCTCCCCGCACACCATCCACGACTACAACCGCCTCCTGGATGCTCTcgcccgcgacggcgacggcgacgcgacgctGCGGGTGATCCGCCGCATGCGCCACTCCTCCCCGGCATGCGCGCCCACCGCCGTCTCCTACACCTCCGCCATGGCGGCGCTCGCCAGGGCCGGCcgccccgccgacgccgccaccctcTTCGACGACATGCTCGCCAACGGCGTCGCCCCCGACCGCAccgccttctccttcctcctccacaTCTACTCctcccacctccacctcccctcGGCCGCGCACTCCGTACTCGTCTGGATGTCCCGCCTCGGCCTTCACCCGACCGCCATCGACTACGGGGATCTGATTTTCTCCTTCTGCCGCGCTGGCCGTCTCCCGGACGCTCTCCAGCTGCTCGACGAAATGCGCACCCTCAATTACCCGCTCACCCCGCACATTTACGCACCGATCCTCAAGGCATACTGCGACAATGCTGATATACAGGCAGCTGAATCTCTCATCAGCTCTATGCGCTTCACTGCATGCCACCCTGATGTTGTCATTTACAACATCTACGTTCATGGGCTATGCAAGGTTGGGGATTTCGATGCTGTTCAAAGGGTCATTGATGAGAGTGGACAGAATGGGTGGGTGCCAGATGCAGTGACACATAGCACCTACATTGCTGGCCTTTGCCGGTCTGGATGTGTCGAAGAGGCACTCCAGCAGCTGGAAATCATGGTAACAAAGGGGCTACAGTTGACAGTAGTCGGTCTGAACATACTGCTGGACTATGTTGCCCAGGAGCTTGATATGTGGGCAGGCAAGGAGGTGCTGGAGCGATGCCAAGAGCTGGGCTTTGTGGTCGATGTCGTGACATACAATACAGTAATGGATCATTTCTGCAAGAAGAGCAAATGGCTCCGTGTTCTGAAACTGTTCACAGATCTTCTTAAGAAGCCCGTGGAACCCAATGTGCAAACGTGCAACATTTTTATCTCATGCTTGTGCCGAGCTGGAAAGTTTCAGTTTGCCAAGTTTGTGTTTAGCTGCAAGGGGTTCATGGCAGATACTGTGACTTGTAACATTCTAATTAATGCATTCTATGAGGCCAGGAAGGAGGACGAGCTTGGTTTTTTGTTCACTGATGTGAATGCGGGTAAGATTGTCCCAGATATGATCACACACACCACACTGGTTGATTGCCTCTTTAGGTCTGGGAGGAGAACCGAGGCTGTCAATTTGATCAGACATACTGGTGATGGCTACCTTGTAGAGCCTGTTGCACACTTGGCATATTGGTTGGTTAGGTGTGGAAATGTTCGTGAAGTGTTGAGGCTGTTTGATGAAATGCTAGAAAA